The following proteins are co-located in the Siansivirga zeaxanthinifaciens CC-SAMT-1 genome:
- a CDS encoding OsmC family protein yields MKFTRKASALWEGSGKDGHGKLTTGSKVLENTSYSFHTRFENGEKGTNPEELIGAAHAGCFAMQLSFLLNESDFTATSLDVNAVVTFEDGSIKQVTLNLEGKVPGIEVTQFNEIANKAKEICPISKLLNTEIVLNARLIS; encoded by the coding sequence ATGAAATTTACAAGAAAAGCAAGTGCCTTATGGGAAGGTTCAGGAAAAGATGGTCACGGAAAATTAACTACAGGTAGCAAAGTTTTAGAGAACACATCATATTCTTTTCATACAAGATTTGAAAATGGTGAAAAAGGAACAAATCCTGAAGAATTAATTGGTGCTGCCCATGCAGGTTGTTTTGCTATGCAATTAAGTTTTTTATTAAATGAATCAGATTTTACTGCAACTTCTTTAGACGTGAATGCTGTGGTAACTTTCGAGGATGGTAGCATAAAACAAGTAACATTAAATCTAGAAGGTAAAGTACCTGGTATTGAAGTTACACAGTTCAATGAAATAGCAAACAAAGCCAAAGAAATTTGTCCGATTTCAAAATTATTAAACACAGAAATCGTTCTTAATGCGCGCTTAATTAGCTAA
- a CDS encoding thioredoxin family protein: MNDIKILGTGCAKCLAMTQVVEVVLNENNIEATVEKVEDIVKIMNFNVMSTPALVVNGTIAIKGKVPTKEEVLEVLNR; this comes from the coding sequence ATGAACGATATTAAGATTTTAGGAACAGGCTGTGCCAAATGCCTTGCCATGACACAAGTTGTAGAAGTTGTTTTGAATGAAAATAATATAGAAGCCACTGTTGAAAAGGTTGAAGACATCGTTAAAATTATGAACTTTAATGTAATGTCTACACCTGCATTAGTTGTTAACGGAACCATTGCTATAAAAGGAAAAGTTCCTACTAAAGAAGAAGTTCTCGAAGTTTTAAATCGTTAA
- a CDS encoding permease: MFGWLEQLADGLVYQVFKLDANDHLAEALHFFIYDSIKIILLLILVIFFMGLVNSFFPVERVKNYLTSHNLFGFEYLFASLFGVVTPFCSCSSVPLFIGFVRGGISLGVTFTFLITSPLVNEVAIGLFIGLFGIKTTLIYVSTGILLGTISGFILQKLKLESLLTPWVQDLMKEDRNLDNHFLPVKISFSKRLKSIFKEALIIIKGVLPFVIIGIAMGSFMHGYIPEGFFETYLQKDNWFAVPIATLLAVPMYSNASGMLPVLQVLVSKGVPLGTAIAFMMGVVGLSLPEAMLLKKVMSFKLIAIFFSVVSICIIISGYLFNIFL, encoded by the coding sequence ATGTTTGGTTGGTTAGAGCAATTAGCAGACGGGTTAGTCTACCAAGTTTTTAAGTTAGATGCAAACGACCACCTAGCAGAAGCTTTACACTTTTTTATTTACGATAGTATTAAAATAATACTGCTATTAATTCTAGTCATATTTTTCATGGGCTTGGTGAATAGCTTTTTTCCTGTCGAGCGGGTTAAAAATTATTTAACATCGCACAATCTTTTCGGGTTTGAATACCTTTTTGCCAGTCTTTTTGGTGTGGTTACTCCGTTTTGTTCTTGTTCGTCGGTACCCTTATTTATAGGCTTTGTTAGGGGTGGCATATCATTAGGCGTTACTTTTACTTTTTTAATTACATCCCCATTAGTAAACGAGGTAGCCATTGGATTGTTTATTGGGCTTTTCGGAATAAAAACGACTTTAATTTATGTTTCTACAGGAATTCTATTAGGAACCATTTCTGGATTTATTTTACAAAAATTAAAGCTAGAAAGCTTGTTAACCCCATGGGTACAGGATTTAATGAAAGAAGACAGGAATTTAGACAATCATTTTCTTCCTGTTAAAATATCTTTTTCAAAACGATTAAAAAGCATTTTTAAGGAAGCTTTAATCATTATTAAAGGGGTTTTACCGTTTGTTATTATTGGTATTGCTATGGGTAGTTTTATGCATGGTTACATACCAGAAGGCTTTTTTGAAACTTACCTCCAAAAGGATAATTGGTTTGCTGTGCCTATAGCCACCTTATTAGCAGTTCCTATGTACTCAAATGCTTCTGGTATGTTGCCTGTTTTACAAGTGTTAGTTAGCAAGGGTGTTCCGTTAGGAACTGCTATTGCTTTTATGATGGGGGTTGTGGGCTTATCACTTCCTGAGGCCATGCTCTTAAAAAAAGTAATGTCTTTTAAACTGATAGCTATATTTTTTAGCGTTGTTAGTATTTGTATTATTATTTCGGGATATCTCTTTAATATCTTTTTATAA
- a CDS encoding AEC family transporter: MSDGLIKAISFILFICIGVLLKNKFRVKEEINGIKKIILLLALPATIFIALLKIELNTSFVLLPFLVLAFNVFLYLITPALLIILGITNKSTVNTAKLLIPSLAPGLSCFPFILEFLGESYLAKAAMGDLGNKFFVLFILYLIAIQWFYKNQKSAQEPLQKKLKSLAKVLVLEPVNVLIILALILVSFKITLLDLPEFLQDNLNRLSGIMTPLVLLFIGLAVSIKRKQFGQIFSLLMLKYGISLLLIGIIVSFVNFPVKNDILLMLAFGLSACSFWPFAHISSIDAKEIDVADNKKTFNSGFALSVLALSLPISVLLILSIFMSGDTFTSASHIFTLAILIMFIGIAGPLYNWSKHGAQIKKRYSHAENK; the protein is encoded by the coding sequence ATGTCAGACGGTCTCATTAAAGCCATTTCCTTTATTCTATTTATATGTATTGGTGTTTTATTAAAAAACAAATTCCGAGTTAAGGAGGAAATAAACGGTATTAAAAAAATAATTTTGTTGTTGGCTCTACCAGCGACTATTTTTATCGCTTTATTAAAAATAGAGCTTAATACCAGTTTTGTTTTATTACCTTTTTTGGTTCTGGCTTTTAACGTTTTTCTATATCTTATTACACCCGCCCTATTAATCATTTTAGGTATTACAAATAAGTCGACTGTTAATACTGCTAAATTATTAATACCCTCACTGGCGCCTGGTTTGTCTTGTTTTCCTTTTATTTTAGAATTTTTAGGAGAATCGTATTTGGCAAAAGCAGCTATGGGCGATTTAGGGAATAAATTTTTTGTTTTATTTATTCTTTATTTAATTGCCATACAATGGTTTTATAAAAATCAAAAATCAGCACAAGAACCTTTACAAAAAAAGCTAAAATCTTTGGCTAAGGTTTTGGTATTAGAACCTGTAAATGTTTTAATTATTTTGGCCTTAATTTTAGTTTCATTTAAAATTACACTTTTAGATTTGCCTGAATTTTTGCAAGACAATTTAAATCGTTTAAGTGGTATCATGACGCCTTTAGTATTACTTTTTATTGGTTTGGCGGTATCTATTAAGAGAAAACAATTCGGACAAATTTTTTCATTATTGATGCTTAAATATGGCATATCACTTTTATTAATTGGCATTATCGTTTCTTTTGTAAATTTTCCTGTAAAAAATGATATTTTATTAATGCTTGCCTTTGGATTAAGCGCCTGTAGTTTCTGGCCGTTTGCTCACATATCGAGCATCGATGCTAAAGAAATTGATGTAGCCGATAATAAAAAAACATTTAACTCGGGGTTTGCATTATCTGTTCTGGCATTGTCTTTACCTATATCGGTTTTACTTATTTTAAGTATTTTCATGTCTGGAGATACGTTTACATCGGCATCTCATATTTTTACTTTGGCGATATTAATCATGTTTATTGGCATTGCTGGTCCGCTTTATAATTGGAGTAAGCATGGCGCTCAAATTAAAAAAAGGTATAGTCATGCTGAAAATAAGTAA
- a CDS encoding pyridoxal phosphate-dependent aminotransferase: MKNTHISRRHWLKRGTLTLAGMAMMPSEIWAESVKLAQLENRNLVFSTDNCFNEFTPPSLFDPKLKAILRANENPYGPPPLAAKAFQDDVFSGNRYAWETLTNLVNIIAKKENVTPEQILMAPGSSDVLEKVAMVFFQKGGDVISADPSYMSLMQVSQSVGGKWKSYKLLPDSQHDLDAMEAGIDANTKLVYICNPNNPTGSITDAKKLKEFCSRVSEKVPVFVDEAYIELSDNGIKDSMVDLVSAGKNVMIARTFSKIHGMAGLRIGYLLGSEATIESINRVTRGGMGLTGPSIMAATTSLQHDEFLTMSKTKIAEARAYTQAYLTKNNFAFLPSQTNFIIFEIPMDGKEFLDKIYEKQVAVRAFTFWDKNWCRVSMGTMEEMALFTMAMDEIFA; the protein is encoded by the coding sequence ATGAAAAACACACACATTAGTAGAAGACATTGGCTTAAGCGTGGCACATTAACTTTAGCAGGTATGGCTATGATGCCGTCTGAAATTTGGGCCGAATCTGTAAAATTAGCACAGTTAGAAAATAGAAATTTAGTATTTAGTACCGACAATTGTTTTAACGAATTTACACCTCCTAGTTTATTTGACCCGAAATTAAAAGCTATTTTAAGAGCTAACGAAAATCCTTACGGGCCACCACCATTAGCGGCTAAAGCTTTTCAAGACGATGTGTTTTCTGGTAACCGCTACGCTTGGGAAACCTTAACAAATTTGGTAAATATTATTGCTAAAAAAGAAAATGTAACACCCGAACAAATACTTATGGCACCTGGCTCGTCCGATGTTTTAGAAAAAGTAGCCATGGTATTTTTTCAAAAAGGAGGCGATGTTATTAGTGCCGATCCAAGTTATATGTCTCTTATGCAAGTATCGCAGTCTGTAGGCGGAAAATGGAAATCCTACAAACTTTTACCCGATTCACAACACGATTTAGATGCTATGGAAGCTGGCATCGACGCAAATACAAAGTTAGTATACATTTGTAATCCTAACAACCCGACAGGCTCGATAACCGATGCTAAAAAATTAAAAGAGTTTTGTAGCAGAGTGTCTGAGAAAGTTCCTGTGTTTGTAGACGAAGCTTATATTGAATTATCAGACAATGGTATTAAAGATAGTATGGTCGATTTAGTGAGTGCGGGTAAAAATGTGATGATCGCAAGAACGTTTTCAAAAATACATGGTATGGCCGGTTTACGAATTGGTTATTTATTAGGAAGCGAAGCAACCATAGAAAGTATTAATCGCGTAACACGTGGCGGTATGGGGTTAACAGGACCTTCAATAATGGCAGCTACTACCAGCTTACAACATGATGAGTTTTTAACGATGTCTAAAACTAAAATAGCCGAAGCCAGAGCTTATACTCAAGCTTATTTAACTAAAAATAACTTTGCTTTTTTACCGTCTCAAACCAACTTCATAATATTTGAAATTCCAATGGATGGAAAAGAATTTTTAGATAAAATTTATGAGAAGCAAGTAGCTGTGAGAGCCTTTACTTTTTGGGATAAAAACTGGTGTAGAGTAAGTATGGGAACCATGGAAGAAATGGCATTATTTACGATGGCTATGGATGAAATTTTCGCATAA
- a CDS encoding outer membrane beta-barrel family protein, whose translation MTLKYFLTLSISLLIIPSFNAQITGKILDATDNYPLEYATAALFKQDDKSLVTGVITNNQGDFIINNVKNGRYYLEASFVGYASKTILNIEISKAKKQIDVGTILLTLGNALNEVEIRAQRTTMVHKIDRQVFDSKNFQASQGGTATDIIKNLPSVSVNSAGEISVRGSKGFAVLINGKPTQGDATAILAQLPSNALEKVELITAPSAKYDPEGKAGIINIITKKGATNGVFTQVNVRGGFPSIEPYNTQEPAQRYGIDATINKKTDLWNISFGSSYQRNDKTGRREGEVYIVNTNENKTTFLPSDGERSFDDVSYNARFNIDFTPNTTNEFSLGFFAGKHTVDRLADITYFDNHAVSPINSSNRLYTFTYYNHNLRTRKGDFALGSFDYNHTFKDDSKLATSILYEYTFLGGPTINDNVDTPDYNIIYQQEYNTNDNPLHGVRYNLDYQWKPFSFGTLETGYQFRILNHDGDFVYQRDGILVPEFSSNISLKRTIHAGYTQLTGEKNKWHYSAGLRLESMHRVYTEALQSNTTANTFNYDFLKLFPSASLQYDVNNKTTLKAAYSKRVERTTTLKMNSFAEREHSEVFEQGDNKLKPEFIDLVELGITKDFNNGQSVYATAYYRHVNNVINRVNTLAYESNGAVIDTILNRVYSNVGKSRDIGLELGTQFKATKNWTNFIGANIYNYAIDGAFVFEHRDGISRTYNVDSQSTIYSFNINSTYAFWKNASLQFNFNYTSSKNTAIGEDSEFYNPNLTFKKSFLNNSLTATLQWQNIDMGFLKSNEQRITTFKPNQFFTTTNYVYEVDMILLNLTYTINKSKNKSKFIESEFGKREF comes from the coding sequence ATGACATTAAAATATTTTTTAACCCTTTCAATAAGTTTATTAATTATACCTTCTTTTAATGCTCAAATTACTGGGAAGATATTAGATGCTACAGATAATTATCCTTTAGAATATGCAACAGCAGCCTTATTTAAACAAGACGATAAATCGCTTGTTACTGGCGTAATTACAAATAATCAAGGTGACTTTATAATTAACAATGTAAAAAACGGACGTTATTACTTGGAAGCCTCGTTTGTTGGTTATGCTTCAAAAACCATATTAAATATTGAAATTTCTAAAGCAAAGAAGCAAATTGATGTTGGCACTATATTATTAACGTTGGGTAATGCCTTAAATGAAGTTGAAATTCGGGCGCAACGTACTACCATGGTACATAAAATAGACAGACAAGTTTTCGATTCTAAAAATTTTCAGGCGTCGCAAGGTGGCACTGCTACCGATATTATAAAAAACTTACCATCTGTAAGTGTAAATAGTGCTGGTGAAATAAGTGTTAGAGGCAGCAAAGGTTTTGCAGTTTTAATAAACGGTAAACCAACACAGGGCGATGCTACTGCTATTTTAGCACAATTACCATCGAATGCTCTGGAAAAAGTAGAGTTAATTACGGCGCCATCGGCTAAGTACGATCCCGAAGGTAAAGCAGGTATTATAAATATCATAACTAAAAAGGGAGCAACCAACGGCGTTTTTACACAAGTTAATGTTCGTGGTGGTTTTCCATCCATTGAGCCTTATAACACGCAAGAACCTGCTCAACGATATGGTATAGACGCCACAATAAATAAAAAAACAGACCTATGGAATATTTCCTTCGGAAGTAGTTACCAAAGAAATGATAAAACCGGCCGTCGAGAAGGGGAGGTTTACATTGTTAATACCAATGAAAATAAAACTACTTTTTTACCATCTGATGGTGAGCGTAGCTTTGATGATGTAAGCTACAACGCCCGATTTAATATCGATTTCACACCAAATACAACCAACGAATTTTCATTAGGCTTTTTTGCAGGTAAACACACCGTCGATCGTTTAGCAGATATCACATACTTCGATAATCATGCAGTATCGCCCATTAATAGTTCCAACCGATTATATACGTTCACCTATTATAATCACAATTTAAGAACCCGTAAAGGCGATTTCGCTTTAGGAAGTTTTGATTATAACCACACCTTTAAAGACGATTCAAAATTAGCGACTTCTATTTTATATGAATACACGTTTTTAGGAGGTCCAACTATAAATGACAACGTAGATACGCCCGATTACAACATTATTTATCAACAGGAGTATAACACCAACGATAATCCGTTACACGGGGTGCGTTATAATTTAGATTATCAATGGAAACCTTTTTCTTTTGGGACTTTAGAAACTGGCTACCAATTTAGAATATTAAATCATGATGGTGATTTTGTTTACCAACGCGATGGTATTTTAGTTCCCGAATTTTCTAGTAATATTTCCTTAAAAAGAACCATTCATGCGGGTTACACCCAATTAACCGGCGAAAAAAACAAATGGCATTACTCAGCAGGTTTACGACTGGAGTCGATGCATCGCGTTTATACAGAAGCCTTGCAAAGCAATACCACTGCAAACACGTTTAATTACGATTTTTTAAAACTATTTCCATCGGCATCGCTTCAATATGATGTAAATAATAAAACAACACTAAAAGCAGCCTATAGCAAACGTGTAGAACGAACAACCACTTTAAAAATGAACAGTTTTGCCGAACGTGAGCATTCTGAGGTATTTGAACAAGGTGATAACAAATTAAAACCCGAATTTATAGATTTGGTTGAATTAGGAATTACTAAAGATTTCAATAACGGCCAATCGGTTTATGCCACCGCTTACTACCGTCATGTAAACAACGTTATAAACCGAGTAAATACCTTGGCTTACGAAAGCAATGGCGCGGTAATAGATACGATATTAAATAGGGTATATTCTAATGTTGGAAAAAGTCGCGACATAGGCTTAGAATTAGGTACGCAATTTAAAGCTACAAAAAACTGGACTAACTTTATTGGAGCCAATATTTATAATTATGCTATTGATGGTGCCTTTGTTTTTGAACATCGCGATGGAATTTCAAGAACTTATAATGTAGATAGCCAATCTACCATTTACTCGTTTAATATAAATTCAACCTATGCTTTTTGGAAAAATGCATCGTTGCAATTTAACTTTAATTATACTTCAAGTAAAAACACTGCTATTGGAGAAGATTCTGAGTTTTACAATCCGAATCTAACCTTTAAAAAATCATTTTTAAATAACAGTCTTACAGCTACTTTACAATGGCAAAATATAGATATGGGATTCTTAAAAAGTAACGAGCAGCGTATAACAACCTTTAAACCTAATCAGTTTTTTACAACCACCAATTATGTTTATGAGGTTGATATGATACTTTTAAACCTAACTTATACCATTAACAAGTCTAAAAACAAATCGAAATTTATAGAAAGTGAATTTGGTAAGCGTGAGTTTTAA
- a CDS encoding DUF1853 family protein, which yields MHKNEKDTQLQFEGYLKTPLLWKGKSLNGLTPFELPRQASFAFNEPLPNPLRLGKRVERFVSAELKQHERISILAENIQIQNNKITVGELDCVLLQDKTPIHLEIVYKFYLYDANEGQTELDHWIGPNRKDHLVKKLQKLTNHQLPLLHSTHTKPVLEAYQLHPEIIKQYVLFKAQLFLPYNNPNVTMQLLNADCISGFYLHFKDIHVFSDCKWYIPSKINWLITPHSQVSWLSFSESKNVIEGFMTKEIAPLCWIKTPQGVIKKCFIVWW from the coding sequence ATGCATAAAAACGAAAAAGACACGCAATTACAATTTGAAGGCTATTTAAAAACACCTTTACTCTGGAAAGGGAAATCTCTAAATGGTCTTACTCCATTTGAATTACCAAGGCAAGCATCCTTTGCTTTTAATGAGCCCCTACCCAATCCATTGCGTTTAGGAAAACGTGTGGAACGCTTTGTTAGTGCAGAATTAAAGCAACATGAACGTATATCTATCCTAGCGGAAAATATTCAAATTCAAAATAATAAAATAACGGTTGGTGAGTTAGATTGTGTGTTGCTTCAAGATAAAACCCCTATACATTTAGAAATTGTCTATAAGTTTTATTTGTATGATGCTAATGAAGGCCAAACAGAACTCGACCACTGGATTGGTCCAAACCGAAAGGACCATTTAGTTAAAAAGTTACAAAAGCTTACCAACCACCAATTACCCTTATTGCATAGTACGCACACAAAACCTGTTTTAGAAGCGTATCAATTACATCCAGAAATCATTAAACAATACGTTTTATTTAAAGCACAGTTATTTCTGCCTTATAACAACCCCAATGTAACTATGCAACTTTTAAACGCCGACTGTATATCGGGTTTCTACTTGCATTTTAAAGACATCCATGTTTTTAGCGATTGTAAATGGTACATACCCTCTAAAATAAACTGGTTAATCACACCGCATAGTCAGGTTTCTTGGCTATCGTTTTCAGAAAGTAAAAACGTTATCGAGGGCTTTATGACGAAAGAAATTGCACCGCTGTGTTGGATTAAAACACCCCAAGGTGTTATTAAAAAGTGTTTTATTGTTTGGTGGTAA
- a CDS encoding DUF4251 domain-containing protein, translating to MKPLHTVFALMLFVFSCSSSKNMVTPEQTAALETLVNSKQFKIESLWAYPQTTIALQRVLDTGLLPPGSTSGNISLIGNYNFLKISGDSITSSLPYYGERRMQVGYGGTDSTIEFKGLVENYSTKKNKNNTIAVMFKAKSNNEMFDVYIQLSPNLKSDMVINGMGRNVIRYSGNLLPLEDQKK from the coding sequence ATGAAACCCTTACATACCGTTTTTGCCCTTATGTTATTTGTTTTTTCATGTAGTTCATCAAAAAACATGGTAACTCCCGAACAAACAGCAGCGTTAGAAACCTTAGTTAACAGTAAACAATTTAAAATAGAATCGTTGTGGGCCTACCCGCAAACAACCATAGCATTACAGCGTGTGCTTGATACAGGTTTGTTACCACCTGGTAGCACATCGGGGAATATTAGTTTAATTGGCAATTATAACTTTTTAAAAATTTCAGGCGATAGTATTACTTCCAGCTTGCCCTATTATGGCGAACGCAGAATGCAGGTGGGCTATGGCGGCACCGATAGCACAATTGAATTTAAAGGACTCGTTGAGAATTATTCAACAAAAAAAAATAAGAATAATACCATTGCTGTTATGTTTAAAGCCAAAAGTAATAACGAAATGTTTGATGTTTATATACAACTATCGCCTAATTTAAAAAGCGATATGGTTATAAATGGCATGGGAAGAAATGTAATCCGATATTCTGGCAATCTGCTCCCCTTAGAAGACCAGAAGAAATAG